One part of the Alistipes onderdonkii genome encodes these proteins:
- the thrS gene encoding threonine--tRNA ligase: MIKITFPDGSVREFAKGTTAFQIAESISPRLAADSLAASVNGATVDMMRPIEEDASVKFYKWEDEEGKHAFWHTSSHLLAEALEALYPGIKFGIGPAIENGFYYDVDSPTPITEADLPKIEQKMQELSRNKEQLVRREVPKAEALKTFTEKGDQYKVELITDLQDGTISFYTNGAFTDLCRGPHIPNTGYIKALKLTSVAGAYWRGNEKNKMLTRIYGISFPKKSMLDEYLVMMEEAKKRDHRKLGKDLELFCFSQRVGQGLPLWLPKGAALRDRLEQFLRGVQKEYGYQQVITPHIGNKELYVTSGHYAKYGKDSFQPIHTPIEGEEYLLKPMNCPHHCEIYRSKPRSYKELPVRLAEFGTVYRYEQSGELHGLTRVRGFTQDDAHLFVRPDQLLEEFERVIDIVLYIFKTLKFDNYTAQISLRDPNNKEKYIGSDENWEKAESAIMQAAREKGLTTVVELGEAAFYGPKLDFMVKDAIGRKWQLGTIQVDYNLPERFDLTYKGADDKLHRPIMIHRAPFGSMERFVAVLLEHTGGKFPLWLSPQQVVVLPISEKFNDYAQKVAEYLNRNDVRTEVDDRNEKIGRKIRDNELKRVPYLLIVGEKEEAEGLVSVRAQGEGDKGQMTMEAFRDLITGLVKEEIDANKLEKK; the protein is encoded by the coding sequence ATGATCAAAATCACTTTTCCCGACGGTTCGGTGAGGGAGTTCGCCAAAGGGACGACTGCCTTCCAAATCGCAGAGAGCATCAGCCCTCGTTTAGCTGCTGACTCCCTGGCGGCCTCGGTAAACGGCGCAACCGTGGACATGATGCGCCCGATCGAGGAGGACGCCTCGGTCAAATTCTACAAATGGGAGGACGAAGAGGGCAAGCACGCCTTCTGGCACACCTCGTCCCACCTGCTGGCCGAAGCCCTCGAGGCACTCTACCCGGGCATCAAGTTCGGTATCGGCCCGGCCATCGAAAACGGCTTCTACTACGACGTCGATTCGCCGACGCCGATCACCGAGGCCGACCTGCCCAAAATCGAGCAGAAGATGCAGGAGCTTTCCCGCAACAAGGAGCAGCTCGTCCGCCGCGAAGTCCCCAAGGCCGAAGCACTCAAGACCTTCACCGAGAAGGGCGACCAGTACAAGGTAGAACTGATTACGGACTTGCAGGACGGCACCATCTCATTCTATACCAACGGTGCGTTCACCGACCTCTGCCGGGGGCCGCACATCCCCAACACGGGCTACATCAAGGCCCTGAAACTGACTTCGGTAGCCGGGGCATACTGGCGCGGCAACGAGAAGAACAAGATGCTGACCCGCATCTACGGCATCTCGTTCCCCAAGAAGTCGATGCTCGACGAATACCTCGTGATGATGGAGGAGGCCAAGAAGCGCGACCACCGCAAGCTGGGCAAAGACCTCGAACTGTTCTGTTTCTCGCAGCGCGTGGGACAGGGCCTGCCCCTGTGGCTGCCCAAGGGCGCCGCACTGCGCGACCGTCTGGAGCAGTTCCTGCGGGGCGTGCAGAAGGAATACGGCTACCAGCAGGTGATTACCCCGCATATCGGCAACAAGGAATTGTACGTGACCTCGGGCCACTACGCCAAATACGGCAAGGACTCGTTCCAGCCTATCCACACTCCGATCGAAGGCGAGGAATACCTGCTCAAGCCGATGAACTGCCCGCACCACTGCGAGATCTACCGTTCGAAGCCCCGCTCGTACAAGGAGCTGCCCGTCCGCCTGGCGGAGTTCGGGACCGTCTACCGCTACGAGCAGTCGGGCGAGCTGCACGGGCTGACGCGCGTGCGCGGGTTCACGCAGGACGACGCGCACCTGTTCGTACGTCCCGACCAGCTGCTCGAAGAGTTCGAGCGCGTGATCGACATCGTGCTTTACATCTTCAAGACGCTGAAGTTCGACAACTATACGGCACAGATTTCGCTCCGCGACCCCAATAACAAGGAGAAGTACATCGGTTCGGACGAGAACTGGGAGAAGGCTGAAAGCGCCATCATGCAGGCAGCCAGGGAGAAAGGGCTCACGACCGTCGTGGAGCTGGGCGAAGCCGCATTCTACGGCCCGAAGCTGGACTTCATGGTCAAGGATGCCATCGGCCGCAAATGGCAGCTGGGCACCATCCAGGTGGACTACAACCTGCCGGAGCGTTTCGACCTGACGTACAAGGGCGCCGACGACAAACTGCACCGCCCGATCATGATCCACCGTGCGCCGTTCGGCTCGATGGAGCGTTTCGTGGCCGTGCTGCTCGAGCACACGGGCGGTAAGTTCCCGCTGTGGCTCTCGCCCCAGCAGGTCGTGGTACTCCCGATCTCGGAGAAGTTCAACGATTATGCGCAGAAGGTGGCCGAATACCTGAACCGCAACGACGTCCGCACCGAAGTCGACGACCGCAACGAGAAAATCGGCCGCAAAATCCGCGACAACGAACTGAAACGCGTCCCCTACCTGCTGATCGTCGGCGAGAAGGAGGAGGCCGAGGGCCTCGTATCCGTCCGTGCACAAGGCGAGGGCGACAAGGGCCAGATGACGATGGAAGCGTTCCGCGACCTGATCACCGGGCTGGTCAAAGAGGAGATCGACGCCAACAAACTGGAAAAGAAATAA
- a CDS encoding family 43 glycosylhydrolase — MKKLLALIPLASLHLAVAQVRDYDPSVQPVDRIQYFKPAESHLFVGDCMPFDYRGTFYLYWLIDEGHHAGLGGLGGHQWALSTSEDMVHWKHYPVALGIDNDWEKSICTGSVIDVDSAVYAFYSTRVKDDAGVHEQLSFAVSHDGGFNFEKQTPNPFFITPERYESRNFRDPKVFRGEDGAYHLFISSYEKNIPLSGFGGCLVHLVSEDLKTWREVDPVLTGQVGVPECSDYFLWKGWYYLLYSVGGDTYYVRSKKPFGPWEYPSSQAFVEGWANVYKTAPLKDGRRVAAAFIPWRGDGRDHGGRNFGGNLLLREVFQGRDGMLYTRFLEEALPSAEPIPVSLFRSFGDRTPILKDDAFELAAPDGTQSAFLTDLPASYRLTMTVDPRSSYDEAGLFIRAKDNADRGYKLELNALKRMVLLHNLRIEGVTGLDKKLSLDIVVREDMIDVCIGGRRCVVNRLPESKGRDVFFFVKNGTVEFRDLHLKKLN, encoded by the coding sequence ATGAAAAAATTATTGGCACTTATTCCGTTGGCTTCACTGCATCTGGCCGTAGCGCAGGTACGCGACTACGACCCCTCGGTGCAGCCTGTCGACCGTATTCAATATTTCAAACCCGCGGAATCCCACCTTTTTGTCGGCGATTGCATGCCTTTCGATTATCGCGGTACATTTTATCTTTATTGGCTTATCGATGAAGGCCATCATGCCGGACTTGGCGGTTTGGGCGGACATCAGTGGGCGCTGAGTACATCGGAAGATATGGTGCATTGGAAACATTATCCCGTGGCCTTGGGGATTGACAACGACTGGGAAAAGTCGATTTGCACGGGATCTGTCATAGACGTTGACAGCGCGGTTTATGCATTCTATTCTACGCGTGTGAAAGATGATGCGGGTGTGCACGAGCAATTGAGCTTCGCAGTCAGCCATGACGGGGGATTCAACTTTGAAAAGCAAACTCCCAATCCGTTTTTCATTACGCCGGAACGGTATGAATCCCGGAATTTCCGTGATCCCAAGGTATTTCGCGGGGAAGACGGAGCCTATCACCTTTTCATTTCGAGTTATGAAAAGAATATTCCGTTGTCCGGGTTCGGAGGATGTTTGGTGCATCTCGTTTCGGAAGACCTGAAAACATGGCGTGAGGTGGATCCTGTACTTACCGGACAGGTCGGAGTGCCCGAATGCAGCGATTATTTCCTTTGGAAGGGGTGGTATTATCTCCTGTATAGCGTCGGGGGCGATACCTATTATGTCCGTTCGAAAAAACCGTTCGGCCCGTGGGAATACCCATCTTCCCAGGCTTTCGTAGAGGGATGGGCCAATGTATACAAAACGGCACCGTTGAAGGACGGGCGCCGGGTCGCCGCAGCTTTCATACCCTGGCGTGGGGACGGTCGGGATCACGGGGGGCGGAATTTCGGTGGCAACCTGTTGCTCCGCGAAGTTTTCCAAGGGCGCGACGGGATGCTCTATACGCGGTTCCTCGAAGAGGCGCTCCCGTCTGCCGAACCGATACCTGTTTCCCTGTTCCGCTCTTTCGGGGATCGTACTCCTATCCTGAAAGACGATGCATTCGAACTGGCTGCGCCGGATGGAACACAAAGTGCTTTCCTTACGGATCTTCCCGCGAGCTACCGGTTGACGATGACTGTGGATCCCCGGTCATCGTACGATGAAGCCGGACTTTTTATCCGGGCCAAAGACAATGCGGATCGGGGTTATAAACTGGAACTGAATGCATTGAAACGTATGGTGCTGTTGCATAATCTGCGGATCGAAGGCGTGACGGGGCTAGATAAGAAGCTTTCACTCGATATCGTCGTCCGCGAAGACATGATCGACGTCTGCATCGGCGGCCGCCGGTGCGTGGTCAACCGGTTGCCCGAATCCAAGGGACGGGACGTGTTCTTTTTCGTGAAAAACGGGACGGTCGAATTCCGGGACTTGCATTTGAAGAAACTGAACTGA
- a CDS encoding cytidylyltransferase domain-containing protein produces MKTVAFVPLRLNSQRVAGKNLRLLGGEPLMCHILRTLADIGEINEVYAYCSDERICEYLPRGVRFLRRSPGLDRDTTLGREIYDSFTADVEADLYVLAHATSPFIRAQTVADALRHVRSGEYDSAFSAEKIQTFAWFEGRPLNYALDDIPRTQTIEPVYIETSAFFIFPRTLWCGRGRRIGEKPYMAVVDRIEGLDIDNPEDFTMAEIIAASRRLG; encoded by the coding sequence ATGAAAACAGTAGCATTCGTCCCCTTACGCCTCAACAGCCAGCGGGTAGCGGGCAAAAACCTCCGCCTGCTGGGCGGCGAACCGCTGATGTGCCATATCCTGCGGACGCTCGCCGACATCGGGGAGATCAACGAGGTGTACGCCTATTGCAGCGACGAACGCATCTGCGAATACCTGCCCCGAGGCGTGCGTTTCCTGCGCCGCAGCCCCGGCCTCGACCGTGATACGACGCTCGGGCGGGAGATCTACGACAGTTTCACGGCCGACGTCGAGGCCGACCTCTACGTGCTGGCGCACGCCACCTCGCCGTTCATCCGCGCGCAGACCGTGGCGGACGCCCTGCGGCACGTGCGGTCGGGGGAATACGATTCGGCGTTCAGCGCCGAGAAGATACAGACCTTCGCCTGGTTCGAAGGCCGGCCGCTCAACTATGCGCTGGACGACATCCCCCGCACGCAGACCATAGAGCCGGTCTATATAGAAACCAGCGCATTTTTCATTTTCCCGCGCACGCTCTGGTGCGGCCGCGGGCGCCGCATCGGGGAGAAGCCCTACATGGCCGTCGTCGACCGCATCGAAGGGTTGGACATCGACAACCCCGAGGATTTCACGATGGCCGAGATCATCGCGGCAAGCCGGCGGCTGGGGTGA
- the infC gene encoding translation initiation factor IF-3, which translates to MAAPKPFPPRPFTPGNNRPKPAANANNRFGRRPPVKENPHRINNEITAPEVRVVGDNVGQPQVLPIRDALKLADELELDLIEISPKAEPPVCRIDDYQKFLYQQKKKAKELKANQTKVVVKEIRFGPQTDDHDYNFKLKHAQNFLKEGAKVKAYVFFRGRSIVFKEQGEILLLRFATDLEEVAKVEMMPKLDGKKMNMMLAPKSKK; encoded by the coding sequence ATCGCAGCACCGAAACCATTCCCGCCGAGGCCGTTTACCCCCGGGAATAACAGACCGAAACCGGCAGCCAATGCCAACAACCGCTTCGGGCGCCGTCCGCCCGTCAAGGAGAACCCCCACCGGATCAACAACGAGATCACGGCTCCGGAAGTGCGTGTGGTCGGCGACAACGTCGGCCAGCCGCAGGTTCTGCCGATCCGCGATGCGCTCAAACTCGCCGACGAACTGGAACTCGACCTGATCGAGATCTCTCCGAAGGCCGAGCCCCCCGTATGCCGCATCGACGATTACCAGAAATTCCTTTACCAGCAAAAGAAGAAAGCCAAGGAACTGAAGGCCAATCAGACGAAAGTGGTCGTGAAGGAGATCCGCTTCGGGCCCCAGACCGACGACCACGACTACAATTTCAAACTCAAGCACGCGCAGAACTTCCTCAAGGAGGGGGCCAAAGTCAAGGCTTACGTCTTCTTCCGCGGCCGTTCGATCGTCTTCAAGGAGCAGGGCGAAATCCTGCTGCTGCGCTTCGCAACCGACCTCGAGGAGGTGGCCAAAGTGGAGATGATGCCCAAGCTCGACGGCAAGAAGATGAACATGATGCTTGCGCCGAAAAGCAAGAAGTAA
- a CDS encoding acyltransferase: MITPDDIFRITDEAAFEAAALEVFRRQAAECAPYREYLSLIGVQPGEVRTADAIPYLPIGLFKTHEVYCGGTEPEAVFTSSATTGMTSSRHPMRSLALYEQAFRASFRTFYGEPARWSLYALLPNYLRRKGSSLVYMADRLIADCGSGGFYLDDYEALLEAMRRDPKPKILLGVSYALWDLAERYAPKLDDTVVMETGGMKGYREEIPKAEFHKILCDAFGVDRIHSEYGMAELTSQAYSQGGNIFRCPAWMRVAARDVNDPFDRLPAGSRGGLDIADLASWWSCAFIQTQDVGRVAADGAFEVEGRIDHSDIRGCNLLVQ, encoded by the coding sequence ATGATAACTCCCGACGACATATTCCGCATCACGGATGAAGCGGCTTTCGAAGCGGCGGCGCTGGAGGTATTCCGGCGCCAGGCTGCGGAATGCGCGCCCTACCGCGAGTATCTGTCCCTGATCGGCGTACAGCCCGGGGAGGTGCGGACGGCGGATGCGATCCCCTACCTGCCGATCGGGCTGTTCAAGACCCACGAAGTGTATTGCGGCGGCACGGAGCCCGAAGCGGTCTTCACCTCGTCGGCCACCACCGGCATGACCTCGTCGCGCCACCCGATGCGCTCGCTGGCGCTCTACGAACAGGCGTTCCGCGCTTCGTTCCGGACGTTCTACGGCGAACCTGCACGGTGGAGCCTCTATGCACTGCTGCCCAACTACCTGCGGCGCAAAGGCTCGTCGCTGGTCTACATGGCCGACCGGCTGATCGCCGACTGCGGCTCGGGCGGCTTTTACCTCGACGACTACGAAGCCCTGCTGGAGGCGATGCGCCGCGACCCCAAGCCCAAGATCCTGCTGGGCGTAAGCTATGCGCTCTGGGATTTGGCGGAGCGTTACGCCCCGAAGCTGGACGACACGGTCGTCATGGAGACGGGCGGCATGAAGGGATACCGCGAGGAGATCCCCAAAGCGGAATTCCACAAAATCCTGTGCGACGCATTCGGAGTAGACAGGATACACTCCGAATACGGCATGGCGGAACTCACATCGCAGGCCTACTCGCAGGGCGGGAACATCTTCCGCTGCCCGGCCTGGATGCGGGTCGCGGCACGCGACGTGAACGATCCGTTCGACCGCCTGCCGGCAGGCTCCCGCGGCGGGCTGGACATCGCCGACCTGGCTTCGTGGTGGTCATGCGCCTTCATCCAGACCCAGGACGTAGGGCGCGTGGCTGCCGACGGAGCGTTCGAGGTAGAAGGACGCATCGACCACAGCGACATCAGGGGTTGCAACCTGCTGGTGCAATAA